The Jaculus jaculus isolate mJacJac1 chromosome 1, mJacJac1.mat.Y.cur, whole genome shotgun sequence nucleotide sequence ctggaaaaaaaaaaaaaaagctatctttctcctgtcctccttcactaggctggcctccaactgctAAGTAGTGACCTTGAGCTTATGAACCTGGTGCCTTTGCTTCCTAAGTGAGACACCTCTATGAAGAAAAGAGTATAAGAGCTTACATTCTTAGGGAAATAAACAAGTAAAGAATGTTGGGTACCAATAGGGTTAGAGTTATTCAATAttctttacttgtttattttcctAAGAATGTAAACTCTTGCACCATTTTCTTCACAAAGGTATCTTACTTCTTAGAATACTGACGGATACATTATTGAAGTCTTTTATTTGTTGAAAcaaatttttattgtatatacACAGTATATACAACACACTCACAGATACCAGACATAGATATATGATATACTGCTTTCAAGGACACCATCCCTTATGAAGGCCTCAGGAACAAATGTGTAGGTTAGTAAAATTCCAGTGCAGTTCAAACTGTTAGTACTATGTACATATTCTTTCTGTGTAAATCTGAGACAAAACCAGTTAACTGTAGAAGTTGGGACATTTGATTTGATTCTTGAAGAAATCTAAAAAGAAGTAAGGGGGCATTTAAgataatgggctggggagattactcagcCATAAAAGGTTTTGCTTAAGGTATCAGTAACCACACATACAAATGTGCAGAGGGTTGAAAACATTCTGCGCTCAAGGAACTTGAAAGTGATCTATTCTTAGTGGAGAGTGAAGATGAagataaggagctggagagatggcacagtggttaaggtgtttacttgcaaaatCAAATGACCAAGGtcctatttcccagtaccctcataaagttagatgtacaaagtggtgcatgtgtctggagtttgtttgcagtggctagtggctctgCACACCaattccctgtctctttctctcactccccttgcaaataaataaataaaatattttttaaatatttgaaagaaactaAGGGGGAGAGAAAGCCCGAGAAATGACAACATTAGGGGCTGACACAGGATACACAGCACATGGAGGTTTGCAAGGTGTGATTGGTAAAAGCTGACCTCTGCCGCACAGGAGACACTCACAGGCTTTGCTTTCTCTCCTTTAGGAGGAGATTCGATGCCCAACATCCCTGTCTATTGTCAAAGACAGAAGCCTAGCAGAGAACcaggaggaggatgaagaaatCTTTGATCCCCCAATAGAACTCTCATCGGATGAAGAATATTATGTTGAAGAAAGCAGATCTGCCAGGTTTAGAAAGTCAGGCAAGGAACACATCGATCATATTAAAAAGGCATTTTCCAAAGAAAACATGCAGAAGACACGTCAGAATTTTGACAAGAAAGTGAACAGAATTAGAACAAGAATAGTGACACCCGAGAGGAGAGAGAGGTTAAGGCAGTCaggggagaggctgaggcaatCAGGAGAGAGGCTGAAACAGTCAGGGGAAAGGTTTAAGAAATCTATTTCTAATGCGGCTCCCTCCAAGGAAGCCTTTAAGATGCATGGCCTTAGGAAAGCCAAGGACCCTAAGGCTGAAGGTCAGGATGGGGACAGGGAGATAGGTGTGGACATTATTGCAGGGTCTCATTCTCTGGGTCCCATTCATGAGTTCCACCCTGATGAGTTTAGCGAAACAGAAGAGCAGGCAGCTAGGGTGGAGTATGGTCCCCAAGAAGGAGGGGACCTCTCGACCCATGAGCCTTTGAAGGTGACTTTTAAACCTCAGGTGAGAGTAGAGGATGATGAGTCCCTCTTGCTGGATTTAAAGCAATCCTCATAGAGAAGGAGTTAAGAATAAGCATAAATCTCTAGGAAATTAATTAGTTTTAGTTTGAATGGAAGAGTAGTCATTTTAATGCCCCTGTGAAAACAAACGGTGTGGTAGTTGCATGTTTGTTTAGAATCTTGAAGGTCACATAAATACTATATGTAATCATCGGTTTCTTGGGAATTTTTTTATTGCCTCTGAGCATATGAATTCTAACAGTTTTTTCTCTTACATTATGTCTTCAGTGGCAGCTGTGGCTTACTGAGTTCCTTTCTCTTGGTGGCCACTGAGTAAAAGAGTTGCTCAGCTCAGGTCAGTTAGGTGCTTGGTCATCTGAAATGTCCGAAAACAAATGTGTGCCCATCATTCACTATAGATTGTGGTCTGCATTAAAGCTGTGGCCAATCTCAAAGGGAGAGAACTAATGTGTGGATTGCATCTTTCAGATGTTCAAGTCAACAAATTCATTGGTAAATCAATAGTAGTTATACCCCTATAAAGCTCTTGTatgaaaaacaaggcaaaaaagTAAAGTTCTTGATTTGAGCATTTAGCTGTAGCATCAAGCTTTATTCTGAGCAAGACCCATGGAAAGTCACATGTTCATTCTCACTGATAGAAATGGGGAGGGTTCTCCCATCCTGCACTTCTTGGAGGACTGTTGTGAAAATCAGAGGCGATGCCACACACTTTGGGAGATTGAGAAGTACAACCACATGAACTACACCAGTCCCTCAAAATCAAAGTAATTATGCCTCGTGAAGAAGCTGGGACAGTGAGGGCCCAGGATGGATAGAAACTAGTGTGGATCTCCAGAAGGCTTTTCACAGAATTAGGACTGAAAAATGAATGCTTGCATGATTACTTTTCCATCAGAAACTGAAACCAAACGTCACATTTTATGTAGGTCTTAACATAGTCCCTAATTTTGTTTAGATTTGGATCTGGTGTGGACGAGAGCAGCTGTTGCTTGAGTCTCACGAGGGTTAGTACTGAGGTGCTGTTGTCCATTATGAGGTGCAGTGGCCCATTATGGCAATAGTAGAGATGATCGCTGGTCCTGTTTTCCAGAGAGAAGCTTTTAGGGCCTGCATGTCTAAAACAGTGTTCATAATCATCCTTCATCGCTGCTTTGGAGGAAGTCAGAGCCTGCTTAGCATTTAGCTGCAGGCCTGTGCAATCAGGAGGCAGATACTGCTGCCGAGGAGGTGGCCATACTGCTGCTGCACTTCCAGTTTGTTTGCTGCTTCCATTTTCACAGGAAACAAATAATGGAATTGTTGGATTTGGAATTGACAgtcctccccccaacccccacatTCAGATGAATTTTGGCTAATTTTGTAGTAGttaaatatgccaggcatggtaacatgcccataatcccagcactaaggagactgaGCTGGGAGGATCataagtgagtttgaggccagtctgtgtgaacacacacacacacacactcacaggtacacatgcatatgtacatgagtacatatatacccacacacacataaatcagcTTTAAAACATTGGCTGAGTTATATAGTGGTTTGGGAATTTGATATagcattttctgttttgttttttttttttaacttatttgagaaagaggaagagagagagacgggggggggggggggaggagggaggtgagtgggtgcaccagggcctttagccattgaaatgaagtccaaatgcatgtgctaccttgtgcctctggcttgcatgggtactggagaatcaagactgggtccttagacttttcaggcaagtgccttaaccattgagctttctctccagccccatcattttctttttactctGCCTGCGTGCATTAAATCACAAATTGTTCATCTTGTTGTTGTGTTGAAAACTAAAGCATttgtatgcaacattgaatataaCTTCAAAAGTataattataaaaacatttttattatagtGTCAAAGGAACTTTGATGTCTCATGACATATTTAAGAGCCATTAATAAATTTGAGTTTAAAAAGACATATTGCAGAATGTGAGGTCAGTGTCCTAGTTGTAAATATTTTACTAATGGCAAATGCAGACAGCAGCATGCCCAGACTGAGCTGGTAGAACACTTACAAGCTTTTCCTTCTAGTACTGTGAAGAATAAAAATTgggctaaaatatttttctacaagTATTGTTATCAAACAATTTTACCTGCTGACCCAGTATATCATCAGACTTGATGTCTTAGGCAACATTGCTTATTGAAGTGTGTGGAATTTTGATGGGTTAGGAGTGATAATCTGGTCAGCTCTTCGTCTTGGTAGATTTTGTGCAGTTCCAGAAACACAATTTCATGTCTCCAGAGGTTCATT carries:
- the Cavin4 gene encoding caveolae-associated protein 4 encodes the protein MDQNGSPNAGKIHQNRLSHVSEDEDQDAALTIVTVLDKVATIVDRVQASQKRIEERHRDMENAIKSVQIDLLKLSQSHNNTGYVINKLFEKTRKVSAHIKDVKARVEKQQVHVTKVETKQEEIMKKNKFRVVIFQEEIRCPTSLSIVKDRSLAENQEEDEEIFDPPIELSSDEEYYVEESRSARFRKSGKEHIDHIKKAFSKENMQKTRQNFDKKVNRIRTRIVTPERRERLRQSGERLRQSGERLKQSGERFKKSISNAAPSKEAFKMHGLRKAKDPKAEGQDGDREIGVDIIAGSHSLGPIHEFHPDEFSETEEQAARVEYGPQEGGDLSTHEPLKVTFKPQVRVEDDESLLLDLKQSS